GACCAGCTATTGTCCGGCACGTCAGAAGAAATTTCACACGAGATATTGGAACAACTAGCTTCAGCCACTGCTGAAAGtattcaaaatcaacaaaaacagCTGGCAAAAGAGTTTGGTGTTCCAAAACAGCAACAATTACAGAGGgagtttttgaatagaCAGAAACAGCAACAAAAGAAGGTCGAAACTTCTCCTGATGAAAATCTCCAGGAAGCATTAGCCAATATGGTTCAATCAGTGGTTAATAATGTTGTAGAAAATTCTAGAAACGAAAAAGCAGATGTTTCCAAGTCTGATCTGGATACGGCTACGAGTAGTAGAACGAAGGCATCTGAGTCCCATGATCTGGATCAAACACAACTAAATCAAATTTTAGAGAACGCAGTTGCCATGGCTATATCGAATCCTAATAACTTACCAGATAATGCTCCAACTAACCAAGAAACTAAGCAGAGTAAAATTTCCAATGAAACTGCTGCAATCACGTCACAAGAGGCATTGGATGCTGCTAAGGCCAGATTGTCCAAGCTTCCAATCAAACCTATGAAACGAGCTGAGGAAAAGAATAAATCATCTGATTCAAGTACAAATTCGGGTGCTGGTGGGTTTAATCAGTCACCTTTACAGTCCACCGGTAATTCTTCCCTCCTGGAGGCGATACGAAATGCATCTCAAAGTGCCATGAAACAAATTCAGGAATACCGAAAGACTGGGTCGACAGTACCACCGTCTAAAGAGGTTCAGATTGGTTCTGCTTCTTCCGATATGTTGCCCAATAGTCAGGCATCTGTTGTGAACGATTCGGTTACTAAAAAGGCTGCTTCTAGTAAGGCACAGGATGCTTCGAAGAAAAGAGGTCTCTCCATCGCACAAACATTAGCCATCACCAGAGATCAGATGGTTAGAAAAGCTTCAACAGAACCTCAGAATATCTCCAACCTTTACTCTTCCTTATCTCGTAACAGCTCATTATATTTGCAAAGGCAACAAATGCTGAactcaatgaaaacaaaaccCCATGAGTCAAACAAAAGTGAGTCCATGGACAGTTTAGCCTTTTTACCTGCCACGATAAGTGAAGAAGTGTCTAGAATCACCGGTTTGTCATCTGATGCTATACGAAACATTTTCAATACCGTAAACAGTGCCGTTGATTTGATAGCGCCTTCTCTGAACAGAAAGtctcttgaaaaagcaAACATGGATTtaaaagagaagattcGTATGGATAATAGggagaggaagaagaggtgGCGAGAATTGAACGTGGATAAAAATAGAGATAATGACTTGAGAGCTAGAGTGCTAAAAAGAGCTAGTGTTCTGTTTCCTTCTGcagatgaggaagaaaaaaagaaaaaatggGTTCAGGAAGAGTTTACTaaaaggaaacaaaagagacttgaaagagaaagagagaataaACCAGTATATTCAGCTTTTGAAACCAAGAAGGAAGCCAATAGCAAAGACAACCACAAGGCTAGTAGCGAGTTGACTACTACCACTGACACTGTTTTGAAGCAGTTCAGCGACTTAGGACTTCCAGATGATCCGAAATTTGCTACCGATTTCACCGAGTTGTATAAAACATTTCAGAATTCGACGTCTTCTGTGTATTCATCAAAGAATAGTCTCATCAACACTGCGACTGCTGCTATTGTTGCGTACGCTTCTCTCAATCAAGAGCCAGCTCTGAAGCAAGAAAACCTTGATGTTACATCCAAGTTCGGCTCAATGATCAATAATATAGTATCAGCTTTGTTGAATAGCACTCCCCAAGAAGCTGCTGTTAAAGAGATTACAGGATTACCTGCAGGGGCCATGTCATCATTCAAGATCAGAAAAGATTCCCCAAATCAGAATTCATCAACGGCAGACACGATAAAGCTTCCTTCAAAGGTCCCCGATGCAGAATTGACACTCCTAATAAAGAATAAAAACTCGAGTGCTACAAACTCTAGCAATAGTCAAATGATCGGAGCTTTGAGGAACTTGAATCTCAACTTCACTACAGAGAAACGCAAAATGGACGACGTACCTATTGCGGTGGACGATTCCACACCCGGAAAAAAACTGAGGACCGAAGACAGGAAAAATTTTTCGGCCCCTTGGACTTTTAACACGTTAAAGCTACCCCAGTACAAGAAACCTGAAGTTGGTAAACCGGTCTACACTCCGGCCCCTCCACGTTTGGCACAACCGAATACTATACCAGACAGAGAAGCTTCTAAACCATTATCGTTTGGTGGGATTAATTTAAGAAAGCCTGGCGCTTTCCGTAAGCCTAAGACCACCACTCAATGATCACTCTTCATATCGCTAAACATATATTCATAATATTACATAAACGACCCTTTCAATATATAGGAAAGACATCGCGATTAGTTAAGGATATTATATTTTGgtgaacttttcatcacACATGGCTAAGAAGAAGTCTAAAAAGGCTGAATCCCCACAGCCAGAAGCTGCTGCAACTACTAGATCTAGAGAATCTAGGGAAGAAGCggagaaaaaaaggaaagCCAACCGGCTTTTGGTCACTAATAGTAGCACCTGGACGGGGAAACTGCCTGTGAATCTTTTGCATGAGCATATTcagaagagaaaatggAATAAGCCGGAATACGATATGAAGAGAGTGAAAGATGGCTTTATTGCTGTAGTCACTTTAAGCTGGGAGAATCCTAAAACGAGAGAGACATTGAGAATCAGGTTTGAGCCTATTAAAGAAGTCGTTGAACCTCAGGAAACTCCTCTAGAGGCAAGACATTTTGCTGCAACCTACTGTCTTCATAGACTCGCATTTAGTAAAAATATACATATGGTGCTACCTAATAACCATAAggatttttggaaggacCTTGAAAGCTATAGAAAGGACATGGAAAAGAATAAACCTTACAAATACAAATATGAATACACAGAAGAACCATTTCAAATGCTATTGGAAAAAAGGAAAGATGAAGCAGAAgctcaaaaacaaaaagagaaagaagctaATAATCCGCAGAAACTAAAGATAGATAGAAGCAAAAAGATTCCTGTTAACTACTCCACAAGAAATGAGGTAACGTTTCCCAGAAAGGTTTGGGAACAGTCACCGTTGCTGGATCTCGGCTTTGCTTTTAGAAGGAAGATCGAAAAACTGCTGAGCGGAAGCTGGCAGAAGctatttgaagataaaaaagCTTCAAGGCCCGAGTATGTTGACAGCTTAACGTTCTTAGGATTTAGAAACGCCCATATTGAGGAATGTTTACTGTACACAAATAACTTCAATAACTCACTAGAATGGCTTTTATTCAATGTTCCGGAGGATGATTTGCCTCCTTTTTTTCAACGCGATGAAAGAGACTCTACTGTTGAGATTAAGCTGAGCATTGACTCCAAAAAGGATAATATAATCAAAAGACTAAAAGCCGGTGGCTTCGATGAGGAACAAGTGATGGAATGCTACCGGTcagatgaagttgatgcCGCTATTGCTCTAACATACGAGTTGGTAAAATATGAACCACCAACAACTGAAGCATCTGATGACCTCAACATTTGggaggaagaaattgaagcaaTCACCAGCATTATTGAAGATCGAATCAAAAAGACTGGCGATAATATTGTGGAATTTGAattggatttggagaattgtTCCCAGTGTTTTATACTAcgagttttcaaatcaccTGGCTACCCTTCAACTCTCCCCGGTATCCACATTCTGACTCCAAATGAGAAAGTAGCCAATTATATCAAACAATCGATCATTCAACAACTGGTAGCATACTTACAGGAGAACTCCATAATTGGAGACCAAATGTTGTACTCCATGTTTTCATGGTTAGAGGAGAATATTAGCAAGATCATAGAGAATCCTGGTCCTTTGATAAAGGACGATATTTTCGTTACCGATGCACAAATAGCATCCGTAACTGGCAAGTCTAAGAGCAAAAATaaacagagaaagaagcataCTGACGTAAGCAGGATTAAAGCTGATTACGAACAAAGAGTTGGTCTcattgatcttgaatcaaGGACAAAGCTGCCTGCTTGGTCCCACAGAAATCGAATGGTGGAAATTTTAGAGGAGAACGAAATCGTATTGGTAACTGGTGAAACGGGTTCCGGAAAATCAACACAAATTGTTCAGTTCCTTTTGGATCACATGAATGCTCAAAATGACTTTTCATCGCAGATTATTTGTACACAGCCACGAAGAATTTCAGCCATTGGACTGGCTGAGAGAGTTTCAGAGGAAAGATCTGACAAATGTGGCAAGGAAACCGGTTACATCATTCGTGGGGAAAACAACACTGGCAAACTCACTAGGATAACATTTGTCACCACTGGTGTTTTATTGAGAATGATGCAAAGCTTGTTAAAAGACGATGATTCCTCTTTCGACCTAGATCAAATCAGATATATATTAGTTGATGAGGTTCATGAACGTTCAATTGACAGTGATTTTTTGCTGATGATTCTGAAAAAGGTCAGAAGAAAGTTCCCAAATCTAAAGATTATTCTCATGTCTGCCACAATTGATATCAGCatattttccaaaattcttcaaagttgatgTGGCACATACTCATATTGAAGGAAGAACTTACCCTATCAAAGACTTTTATCTTGACGAGGTTATCAACCTTATCGATTACAAAATTGAGAGAAACAACGAGCTGGTAACCCCAAATCCTAACtcagattttttcaagtataGACCTTTGGACCTTGATCTAATTGCTAAACTGGTTTTTAAGATCGATTCCCAGCTGAACAGTTCTGGATCAATCCTGGTTTTCCTTCCTGGTGCTATGGAGATTAATAGTTGTATTCGAAAATTGAAATCGGCTTTCAATGAAGGATCTCTTTGGGCCCTTCCTCTACATTCTGCTctatcttccaaagatcaaaaaaaagtaTTCCAGAAACCTCCAAAAGGTGCTAGGAAAGTTGTGCTTTCTACAAATATAGCAGAAACTTCCATCACCATTCCGGATGCTGTGGTAGTCATCGATTCAGGAAGAGTCAAAACAAATGTTTATGATACCAAATTTCATTCGACTAAGCTTATTGAAACATTGTGCTCCAAAGCAGAGGCGACGCAACGAAGAGGTAGGGCTGGACGTGTGACAAGCGGACTCTGTTATAAACTCTATTCGAAAGAAACCGAACTGGAAAATATGCGTGACCATCCAGTACCAGAAATTATGCGAACCAGACTTGAATCCATTTATCTGATTGTGAAGTCTATGGGTATATCAGATGCAAgggaatttttgaaaaccGGTATTGACTCTCCTGATGACAACTTACTGGATAACGCTAAACAGTTCTTGCATGACATCGGAGCTGTCTCCGAAGATAAGCTCACTCACCTGGGTGAGTATCTTTCTATGTTGCCCGTAGACCTTCACTCTGGTAAGTTAATTATTTTCGGTACATTGTTGGGAGCCTTGGAGACAAGTTTGACATTAGCTGCCATCGCAACTACCGGTAATCCGTTCATTGAGAATAAGGAAAATGTGAGGGCGGTGAAACGATCATTTGCAAACGGTAAAGGAGATTTGATGGCAATAGTGGAAGCTTATGTTCAGTACTCCAACCTGCATACATCGCCTTATAAGTGGTGCGAACAAAACTGTCTGTCTCCAATGGTATTGAAAGACATTTCCTCTACAAGAGATCACTATTTATctattttggaagatattgGATTCATTCCCCTGAACTATACAAGGGATCATCAAGTGCTGAACAGAAATGAttctgatttcaaaatAGTCAGTTCTATTATAACGGCCTCCTTCTACCCAAATATTGCAAAGGTAAACTACCCTGAGCTAAAGTACCTAAAGAGTTCTGCGGGTACGATTGCACGTGAAGCAGATGCTAGAGAAACCAAGCTCTTcatgaaaaatcaaaactaTACCATAGGTTCAGAGGCTCTACCTTCAAATCGCTGTTTTATTCACCCAGGATCAAGTCTATTCGCAACATCCGATGCGGTGTCATCAGTAGCagaacttcaactttttgacAAGACTGATATTGATTCATCCAAAATAGGTTCAGCTAAGCTTCCTTCACAATTGCACTCAGACTTCGCTGTGTATCGTTCTTCCCAGGTCTCGGTTCGGGATCAAAACACGAAGATTTATTTGAGAGATATAACCCCAACTTCGAGTTTGTCTGTCACATTATTTGGTGGGAAGATCACTTATAACCTGAATACCATTCTTGCAGGTCGAAAGTCCCCTGGTATTGTAATAGACTCATGGATTCCAATAGTGACTTGGTCCAAGAATGGAGTCTTACTTCACCGGCTAAGAATAGCTTTGGATGAAGCCATCAAGGTCAGATTGTCTAAAGCTGCTTATAATCATGTACAAAATGGAGGTGACAATGTCCTCGGATTAGTTGAGGAACTTATTAAAAACTTTAGATATTAGCATCGTTACTTCTTTAATTTATACTTATCACCGTTCACTTCTAGTTTCTCCTCTTCGATGCAGGAATGCAGATATAGCTCCAGCTGCTTTTCCGTAGCATTGTAAGGAGTCTCCTGGGGAACTAACATTTTCAGGAAAGAATGCATCTGGCTGAGAGCAGTAGGTCCCAGATTAGTCAACATTCCGACGATAAATGGCCAATACTTTTGCATTGTTTCTGCCAATTCTTCCTGATCATTATGATCATGCGCATTCGTGTCCTCAGATACACCCGATTCCTGCTCTTCGAAGGATGTGACGGATGACCAGACTGATCCGCTTTGCTGAAGAATATTCTTTTGACGCCAGAATTGCAAATTCTTTTGCAAAAGAGCAATATCCATCTGCAATTCTTCTGATAATTTCTCTATCTCCCAGCTTATTCGGCTAGAATCATCTGCGGAAAACTTCAGAATCACCGCAGCTTTGTCGGGCGTTACCGTAAAGCTTCTGGTCTGATCATTCACGTCTATGGATAACGTGACTCTACCCTGGGAGTGAATTGGCTCGATAGATCTCTCAGGCTTGACCGTTGAGAACTCCTTCACATAATTTTCTATGCTGTTGGATACCTCAAGTGGCAAAAGGAACCTATCCTTTTCAAGCTGTGGCCAGAATAAATGGGATATGATTGACGAATGAAGGTTTTCCGGTATTGTGGCACAATTCTTATGTAtttttctatcaatgaTTTTACTATCATTCACATCTTTGATCATCACATTTAGTGAATTAAACTCGTTCTCGCCAAACCTTACTTTAAGCAAATCAATCTTATGAGAGATATCAGCAAAGTCGTAACTTGTAAGATCTAAAAGCTGTGATGAAATAATTGATACGAATTCATTTACAAAAACATTTTTCGAATCAAAGATGGAAATTAAGGATTCAATGATATCACTaatcttgttcttcttgaaatctggAAGTGCTTCACTAGGGTCTGGCACCCAATGTAGGTCTCTCAAATCATGGATAAAGTGAGTTTCAGCTAATGGGGGTTTGGAGAGCTCTTTGGAAAGCTGACCGAGCTCATTTGAATTCTCGTCAAGTAGTGCTTTCACGATTCTCTTGACTGTATCATCCCGGTCTCTCAAATAGTGCTTTATGGGCCTGCAGACCTTGTCTAAAAGAACGCCTCTAGGGTCAAGCTTCAGGAAGGCTTTAATGACCAACAGGTAGAACGATATTATAGTGCTAGTGTTGATACCAGCATGTAGTAGTCTCTCTTGGCACAGTTTTGTGAAGTAGGAAACTAAGTGTTCACGAACATGGGTGTGAATAAGAcaattcttcatctcttCTAGGCAAGGTTCTGCTATgtcaaaattttcaacaatatcaaacGACTCATTTATTCTGATGGTGATTAGTTCATCATATATGACTTGGATCCAACTGTCGGCCCTGAAGCTGTTTGGGTCGATAATCCGATAAATTCTGGGCAGAAGCCATTCATATAGCCAGCTTCTCAATTCGGGAAGAACGTAGTGATCCCATTTGCCTCCATAAGTAATATTAATATAGCTGGCAAGTTTAGCTCTTATCAATTGGACTGTAAGTTCTCCAAGATAGTCACCCATGTGTATCAGTTTCATAGCCTTGAACgctctttcttcttcgtaAGAGTCCTGACCGTTTAACACAATTAAGATCATAGACTCAAGatctttctccaaagtAGGACATTCCCGGATAGTCCTTTGTAGTACTGCGTTTGTGGCTCGCTCAACAGCAGATCTGTCGTTCTCATCAAGATTCATGCACCTTACAATTTCAACCACTTTCCTGTTGACAGCCTTGACAGCCCTCAAACGGTTGTAAAGAGAACCATCAACCACAATTGGATATCTTCTAAACACTCTCAAGAATAATTCCCGGAGATGGGGCCCACTTGAGTGTTGATTATTTAAGCTTCGAAGACTTGTACGAATACGCAAAGGTGGATCTTTAGTGCTCCCTTGACACTCCAACGACTGATTTATCCACTCTTTTACCAGCTCCCAGTCTTGCTGAAGATCGGGCAAAACATTTTCGGACTGAAACACGCTCAAGAATGCGCTTCTATCCAATGGTCTTAGTGACATTACCACAATCTCCCCCTCCAGATAAAGGGAAAAGAAGGGTAAACAGCAGATTCGAGAAGATCAGTAGAGGGACAGATAAGTCACTAGGTGGGAAACGAGAGAAAAATAAATCCAGATAAAGTATGTCTGTGGTGAATGTGGCTTAGGAATTCATACATTTATTCATTTAGTCTTAGAAAGGGTGAATGGTCTGCTTGACAGTCAATAATACTGTGACGGCGCGTGCATGTAAAtcaaaaaaacaaaataaaaaataATGAAGGATGCGAGGTTCGAACTCGCGCGGACAACCGTCCAGCAGATCTTAAGTCTGCCGCCTTAGACCACTCGGCCAACCCTCCAATGGTTGAAACATATTGATATTGCATCTTTTTGTCAGGTTTTGGTAAATTCTTTTTCGCGAGATTTATCAATTATAAGTCACCAAATTGTCCAAACAAGTTGACATTGGATAAATAGTAAAACTAGATTCTTTGTTGGCGCATATAAGTTTCCTTTTCTCAACGAAAATAAACCCATGGCACCCAGATCTGTTCAAAAGTTAGTTGagtcattcaaagaagtgACTGATCTTAGAGATTCTGAGGCTACAGCTTGGCTCACCAAGTATAAATggaatcttgaagatgCTGTAGAAGCTTACTTGACTCAGACCTCGATGAACTCCCAAGGCCAAAACTTCCTCACACAGGAACAGAAAGGAAGTCTGATCAGCCTATTCAATAAATATAAGCAAGATGGCGAGGACTACATTGGTATTGACGGTACGATCCAGTATATCGAAGACCTGgagtttgaagttgaagatcCAGTGGTGTTAGCTCTGGCAGAGTTTTTAGAATCGACACAAATGggagtttttgaaagagcaaAGTTCGTAAATAACTGGGAAAAGGCGGGGATATCTTCGATACATGAAATGAGACAGAAAGTATTGGAATTTCAAAGGTCTTTAGAGAATGATGAACAGtttctgaagaaagtgTACGATTTtactttcaagtttctaTTGGACAACAACCAAAGAACCCTACTAAAAGATACTGCTGTAGAATATTGGAAGCTCTTACTATCCCACTATTTTGGCGAGGAAAAGATGAGTCAATGGTGTCAGTTTATCAATGATGAGTGGCAATTTGCAATCACTAAAGATCAATGGCAGATGCTTTTTCTGTTTATGAGTGAATGGAATCAGAAAGATAACTTTATCGAATCATATGATGAAAATGCAGCCTGGCCTTCGATGATGGACACTTTCGTCGAATATTTACGAGCAAAAACGAGCAGTTAGGATGAAGAGTTTTGCAGCTAATGAAAGTATGATTAAAGCATAAAGAGGGTCCGAGTAATTCATGTATTGTAATCCAATCCCGTATATCATTGGAATCTGTCCTTACATAATctaaatttttcagtcaTGTGACTCgaaattttttcttctttaattTTCTACTGCTAATCTACACTCTCTAATATCAACTACCATGGTCAAGTCATATCAAAGATATGAACTCGGCAAATCATTTGGAGTGATCAGTTCAGATAGCAATATTGTGTATCTTCCTCAAAAGAAATCCACGGGAAAAGTCATCACCGGTGGATTGGAAGACATTTTGGTATGGGACATTAAGACTGGTGAGCTCTCTCAG
This window of the Komagataella phaffii GS115 chromosome 2, complete sequence genome carries:
- a CDS encoding uncharacterized protein (Putative helicase with limited sequence similarity to human Rb protein), translated to MAKKKSKKAESPQPEAAATTRSRESREEAEKKRKANRLLVTNSSTWTGKLPVNLLHEHIQKRKWNKPEYDMKRVKDGFIAVVTLSWENPKTRETLRIRFEPIKEVVEPQETPLEARHFAATYCLHRLAFSKNIHMVLPNNHKDFWKDLESYRKDMEKNKPYKYKYEYTEEPFQMLLEKRKDEAEAQKQKEKEANNPQKLKIDRSKKIPVNYSTRNEVTFPRKVWEQSPLLDLGFAFRRKIEKLLSGSWQKLFEDKKASRPEYVDSLTFLGFRNAHIEECLLYTNNFNNSLEWLLFNVPEDDLPPFFQRDERDSTVEIKLSIDSKKDNIIKRLKAGGFDEEQVMECYRSDEVDAAIALTYELVKYEPPTTEASDDLNIWEEEIEAITSIIEDRIKKTGDNIVEFELDLENCSQCFILRVFKSPGYPSTLPGIHILTPNEKVANYIKQSIIQQLVAYLQENSIIGDQMLYSMFSWLEENISKIIENPGPLIKDDIFVTDAQIASVTGKSKSKNKQRKKHTDVSRIKADYEQRVGLIDLESRTKLPAWSHRNRMVEILEENEIVLVTGETGSGKSTQIVQFLLDHMNAQNDFSSQIICTQPRRISAIGLAERVSEERSDKCGKETGYIIRGENNTGKLTRITFVTTGVLLRMMQSLLKDDDSSFDLDQIRYILVDEVHERSIDIDVAHTHIEGRTYPIKDFYLDEVINLIDYKIERNNELVTPNPNSDFFKYRPLDLDLIAKLVFKIDSQLNSSGSILVFLPGAMEINSCIRKLKSAFNEGSLWALPLHSALSSKDQKKVFQKPPKGARKVVLSTNIAETSITIPDAVVVIDSGRVKTNVYDTKFHSTKLIETLCSKAEATQRRGRAGRVTSGLCYKLYSKETELENMRDHPVPEIMRTRLESIYLIVKSMGISDAREFLKTGIDSPDDNLLDNAKQFLHDIGAVSEDKLTHLGEYLSMLPVDLHSGKLIIFGTLLGALETSLTLAAIATTGNPFIENKENVRAVKRSFANGKGDLMAIVEAYVQYSNLHTSPYKWCEQNCLSPMVLKDISSTRDHYLSILEDIGFIPLNYTRDHQVLNRNDSDFKIVSSIITASFYPNIAKVNYPELKYLKSSAGTIAREADARETKLFMKNQNYTIGSEALPSNRCFIHPGSSLFATSDAVSSVAELQLFDKTDIDSSKIGSAKLPSQLHSDFAVYRSSQVSVRDQNTKIYLRDITPTSSLSVTLFGGKITYNLNTILAGRKSPGIVIDSWIPIVTWSKNGVLLHRLRIALDEAIKVRLSKAAYNHVQNGGDNVLGLVEELIKNFRY
- a CDS encoding Putative Nedd8 ligase — its product is MAPRSVQKLVESFKEVTDLRDSEATAWLTKYKWNLEDAVEAYLTQTSMNSQGQNFLTQEQKGSLISLFNKYKQDGEDYIGIDGTIQYIEDLEFEVEDPVVLALAEFLESTQMGVFERAKFVNNWEKAGISSIHEMRQKVLEFQRSLENDEQFLKKVYDFTFKFLLDNNQRTLLKDTAVEYWKLLLSHYFGEEKMSQWCQFINDEWQFAITKDQWQMLFLFMSEWNQKDNFIESYDENAAWPSMMDTFVEYLRAKTSS
- a CDS encoding Subunit of the Anaphase-Promoting Complex/Cyclosome (APC/C); the encoded protein is MSLRPLDRSAFLSVFQSENVLPDLQQDWELVKEWINQSLECQGSTKDPPLRIRTSLRSLNNQHSSGPHLRELFLRVFRRYPIVVDGSLYNRLRAVKAVNRKVVEIVRCMNLDENDRSAVERATNAVLQRTIRECPTLEKDLESMILIVLNGQDSYEEERAFKAMKLIHMGDYLGELTVQLIRAKLASYINITYGGKWDHYVLPELRSWLYEWLLPRIYRIIDPNSFRADSWIQVIYDELITIRINESFDIVENFDIAEPCLEEMKNCLIHTHVREHLVSYFTKLCQERLLHAGINTSTIISFYLLVIKAFLKLDPRGVLLDKVCRPIKHYLRDRDDTVKRIVKALLDENSNELGQLSKELSKPPLAETHFIHDLRDLHWVPDPSEALPDFKKNKISDIIESLISIFDSKNVFVNEFVSIISSQLLDLTSYDFADISHKIDLLKVRFGENEFNSLNVMIKDVNDSKIIDRKIHKNCATIPENLHSSIISHLFWPQLEKDRFLLPLEVSNSIENYVKEFSTVKPERSIEPIHSQGRVTLSIDVNDQTRSFTVTPDKAAVILKFSADDSSRISWEIEKLSEELQMDIALLQKNLQFWRQKNILQQSGSVWSSVTSFEEQESGVSEDTNAHDHNDQEELAETMQKYWPFIVGMLTNLGPTALSQMHSFLKMLVPQETPYNATEKQLELYLHSCIEEEKLEVNGDKYKLKK